CCCCGTTATCTGAAATGACTACCTCAATATAACCTTGGTTTTTTTGAAAATGCACCTTAACCAAACCGCCTCCTTTTTTTCCTGCAATACCGTGTTTAACGGCATTCTCCACATAAGGCTGAACGAGTAAGGGAGGCAATTCTATTTCATAAATATCTATCCCATTTTCCGTTTTTACCTCATAATCAAACCGATTCTTGAACCGAAGTTTTTCAAGTTCGAGGTAATTGTTCAACAATTTAATTTCTTCCACCAGCAAAATTTTTCCCGCCACCGAGGCATTCAGCATGCTGCGGACCAGACCGGCGAAGTTACCAAGATACATCATGGCCGCCTCTTTTTCATTTTGGAGAATATAATTTTGAATGGAATTGAGACAATTGAAAATAAAATGAGGGTTCATCTGGGCCTGTAATGCTGAGCGTTCGAGTTCCGTTATTTGCATCTGTATCCGGTGGGTTTCTTTCAATTGGCGGGTACGGATAAAATAAATGACAGGGCCGATGGTCAAAAACAAGACCAGAAAAATTGTTTTTGCCCACCATGTTTTCCACCACGGGGGATGGATGACAAAGGGAAACAGGGTGGATTCACTCCACACGCCATCCTCATTTTGTGCCTGAACTTCAAACAGACGTTTACCAGGAGGCAGCTCCGGAAAATTCAACGATCGGCTCATGGTTTCTACCCAATCTCCTTCATCCAGCCTGTAGCGATAGGGGATTTTTCCGTTCATCCGGAAATTCACCGCGAAATAGCTTATCGTCAGGTTATTTTGCCGGGCCGTCAGGTCAACCGGACCCTCCGGATCAATGACCTGATTATTCGCCAACACGCCGCTTATTCGGGGTTTCGAAGAGAAGGGGCTTTTGTCTCTGTTATAGAAATGAACCAGCCCCCGGTTGGTGGCCACCCAAACTTCCTTCCCGTATGCCCTGACCCGGCTGATTTCATTGGAAGGCAGGCCGTGCTTCATGGTGATCTGCTCTACCTTCCGGTGGCCGGGAGGCCCTGAAATTCGGTTCAGCCCGTTGAGCGTTCCGGCCCAGACCACACCATTTTCATCGGCATAAAGACATTCCAGCATATCGGCAGTAAGACCGTTTTCCATGGTGATCTGTTCAAATTGATCTCCTTTCCAAAAAACTACTCCGCCCCCTTTGGTGGCGACCACCAGGGTGGAATCGGGCATTACGGCGATATCCTCCACGCGCAGGAAAAAAGCGGGGTGTAAGTGCCGGCGGTCCTGCAACTGATTACCTTTCCATTCAAAAAGCCCTGCAGATTGCCCCACCCAAACGTTACCGGAAAAATCTTCCCTTGTGACATAGGTGCGGAGCCCCCTGTAACCCTTTGGATTGGCTGCTTTTAAAGGGGTACCCATGGCCGCAAAACCTATATGGTTACTGACCCACAAGCGATCTCCGTCAGGACTTGTCGTAATCCTGTTTCCATAATAAAACACATCCAATCCATTGCCCAAAATATCTGCTGCCGCTATCCATTGCCCTTTTTTATAAAAACATAATGATTCCTTACCTGCCCAGAGTATTTCATGAACGGGATCATAATAAAGGTCTTTGATATTCCCATTACCGGGCAAACCGGGTAGTTTCGACCAGGTTTCGGTAGATTGATCGTGGTGCCACACTTCCCCGTTGCCGAGTCCTGCAAAAAGTTCATGGTCATTTTTGATGGCAAGTGCAGTAATCTTTTTATCGGACAGACCCGTTTCCATGTCGTGAACCCTAATTGTTTCCGCCGGGGTGTAATAAACGCCATTTTCATTGGTGGCAATCCATTTGCCCCCTTCCGCGTCTTCCATAAAAAAATTCACACTCTCCCCTGGCAGCAAGGTATATCCTTTATCAACGCCAAGATCATTTGTAGATTGATAAACGCGTAAACCGGCATTCCAGGGTAAACCGCCAAAAATCTGACCGTTTTTCATCCGGGCAACATAAGCAAAACAATTAGAAAAATAATGCTGCCATTGAACCAATCCATTCTCAATGTAAACGCCATTATTAGCATATTGGAAAAAAAAATTTCCGGGTTTTCCCAGACCAAAAACTCCAGATAAATTTTTCCCTATTTGTTGATAACGCAAGTCAGGAAATGACCAGGATTTATGTTCCGTTTCAATATAAAAGGGAGCAATCCGGTGTTGTTTCAACAAACTTTCGCCGTATGCCTTGGCTTTTTCAAGATCCGGATCTCCATAAAGGCCGCTGATCACTTGGCCATGCTTTTCAAGGATTTGGCGATATACAGGTTCAGAGTAAGGGTAAGTTCGTGCTTTACCGTTTTCATCAATCGATATTATTCCATAATTGGAAGTTGACAGATGAACTTTTTTCCCGGCACCTTCAATAATAAATCCTTTACTGACACCATACCTATCCTGATAATTTAGCAAAACGCCATTATACCAATAGGGTTTGATAGAATCCCCTTCACAATAATAGAGGTTGCCGCCCATTGCCTGCATCCATACCCTTTCCAGGGAATCGAGTTTCATTTCAAAAATGACGTTTTCCAGCAATCCGTCTTTCACCCCATAGTTGCGAAAGTCGTACCCGTCAAAACGACTGACGCCATTGTCCGTGGAGATCCAGATATAACCATCCCTGTCCTGTAAAATGTAATATACCTCCGAACTGGGCAGACCGTCATCCGTAGTATAATGCCTGAAAGAGGGGTGGGGCACATTTTGAGCCGAAAGAGAGCCACACCAAGGGGAAAAGCACGACAGTACAACCAGGATGTATACTGCCCTTTTGAGCCTTACCGAAAAAGTTTGGCCGGATAAATTATCCCCTTTATAGCTGGTATTTTTTCTCAAAGTGTCCGATTTCATATAGTAAGATACGAAATGTTCTCAAATGTTACCCTCTTCCTTTTACCGAATAAAGGAAAATCCTGACCGAATCACGGGGGAATCCTGACCGAATAAACAAATGATAAGCAGAGAAATTCATAATAACTGAGTTTTGTACCATTCTTAAACCAAAACTCGACTATGATGAAAGTATCCCATA
This sequence is a window from Lewinellaceae bacterium. Protein-coding genes within it:
- a CDS encoding histidine kinase, which gives rise to MRKNTSYKGDNLSGQTFSVRLKRAVYILVVLSCFSPWCGSLSAQNVPHPSFRHYTTDDGLPSSEVYYILQDRDGYIWISTDNGVSRFDGYDFRNYGVKDGLLENVIFEMKLDSLERVWMQAMGGNLYYCEGDSIKPYWYNGVLLNYQDRYGVSKGFIIEGAGKKVHLSTSNYGIISIDENGKARTYPYSEPVYRQILEKHGQVISGLYGDPDLEKAKAYGESLLKQHRIAPFYIETEHKSWSFPDLRYQQIGKNLSGVFGLGKPGNFFFQYANNGVYIENGLVQWQHYFSNCFAYVARMKNGQIFGGLPWNAGLRVYQSTNDLGVDKGYTLLPGESVNFFMEDAEGGKWIATNENGVYYTPAETIRVHDMETGLSDKKITALAIKNDHELFAGLGNGEVWHHDQSTETWSKLPGLPGNGNIKDLYYDPVHEILWAGKESLCFYKKGQWIAAADILGNGLDVFYYGNRITTSPDGDRLWVSNHIGFAAMGTPLKAANPKGYRGLRTYVTREDFSGNVWVGQSAGLFEWKGNQLQDRRHLHPAFFLRVEDIAVMPDSTLVVATKGGGVVFWKGDQFEQITMENGLTADMLECLYADENGVVWAGTLNGLNRISGPPGHRKVEQITMKHGLPSNEISRVRAYGKEVWVATNRGLVHFYNRDKSPFSSKPRISGVLANNQVIDPEGPVDLTARQNNLTISYFAVNFRMNGKIPYRYRLDEGDWVETMSRSLNFPELPPGKRLFEVQAQNEDGVWSESTLFPFVIHPPWWKTWWAKTIFLVLFLTIGPVIYFIRTRQLKETHRIQMQITELERSALQAQMNPHFIFNCLNSIQNYILQNEKEAAMMYLGNFAGLVRSMLNASVAGKILLVEEIKLLNNYLELEKLRFKNRFDYEVKTENGIDIYEIELPPLLVQPYVENAVKHGIAGKKGGGLVKVHFQKNQGYIEVVISDNGAGIKPEAGNMESSKGHKSFGMSITSRRLDLLFSGEKNDAVSTKNRVDENGKISGTEVIIRIGISEDI